One window of Sphingomonas sp. KC8 genomic DNA carries:
- a CDS encoding cytochrome ubiquinol oxidase subunit I, which translates to MADSETALILARAQFAFTVSFHFIFPAFSIGLASYLAVLEGLWLKTGKDHYLDLFRYWLKIFAITFAMGVVSGIVMSYQFGTNWSVFSDKAGPIIGPLMAYEVLTAFFLEAGFLGVMLFGMNKVGKGLHFTATCAVAVGTFISAFWILSVNSWMQTPTGFAINDVGQFVPAAGWAEIIFNPSFPYRLVHTVIAAYLTTALAVGGVGAWHLLRGNRSPQVKTMFSMAMWMAALVAPVQIFVGDLHGLNTLEHQPVKVMAMEGHYQSHPDGAPLILFGIPDSKAQTVHAAIEVPKLSSLILKHDLNAPLAGLDSVAKEDHPPVGIIFWSFRIMVGIGFLMLALGLWSLLARTRGQLYEWRMMHRLALLMGPSGFVAVIAGWVTTEVGRQPWVIQGLLRTKDAVSPLAAPAVGASLVAFVIVYFSVFAAGTIYILKLAGKAPQPHESAPDHNPIRSAGITPAAAVQEGE; encoded by the coding sequence ATGGCGGACAGCGAAACGGCACTAATCCTGGCACGCGCGCAGTTCGCGTTCACGGTTTCATTCCATTTTATATTTCCGGCTTTCTCGATCGGTCTGGCCAGTTATCTGGCGGTGCTTGAAGGGTTGTGGCTGAAGACCGGCAAAGATCATTATTTGGATCTTTTCCGATACTGGCTGAAGATCTTTGCCATCACATTCGCGATGGGTGTCGTGTCCGGCATCGTCATGTCCTACCAATTCGGCACCAACTGGTCGGTCTTTTCCGACAAGGCCGGGCCGATCATCGGGCCGTTGATGGCGTATGAGGTGCTGACGGCCTTTTTCCTTGAGGCCGGTTTCCTTGGGGTGATGCTGTTCGGCATGAACAAGGTGGGCAAGGGCCTGCACTTCACCGCCACCTGCGCGGTGGCCGTGGGCACGTTCATTTCGGCCTTCTGGATACTGTCGGTCAATTCGTGGATGCAGACGCCGACCGGTTTTGCGATCAACGATGTCGGCCAGTTCGTGCCGGCGGCGGGCTGGGCGGAGATCATCTTCAACCCGAGTTTCCCCTATCGCCTCGTCCATACCGTGATCGCGGCCTACCTGACGACGGCGCTGGCGGTGGGCGGGGTTGGGGCATGGCACCTGCTGCGCGGCAATCGTAGCCCGCAGGTGAAAACGATGTTTTCGATGGCGATGTGGATGGCGGCGCTGGTCGCACCGGTGCAGATCTTCGTCGGCGACTTGCACGGCCTGAACACGCTGGAACATCAGCCCGTGAAGGTGATGGCGATGGAAGGCCATTATCAAAGCCACCCGGATGGCGCGCCGCTGATCTTGTTCGGCATTCCCGATAGCAAGGCGCAGACGGTGCATGCCGCGATCGAAGTGCCCAAGCTTTCGTCGCTGATCCTGAAGCATGATCTGAACGCGCCGTTGGCCGGGCTGGATAGTGTCGCCAAGGAAGATCATCCGCCGGTGGGCATCATCTTCTGGTCGTTCCGGATCATGGTTGGCATTGGTTTCCTGATGCTGGCGTTGGGGCTGTGGAGCCTGCTGGCGCGGACGCGCGGGCAGCTTTACGAATGGCGCATGATGCACCGGCTGGCGTTGCTGATGGGGCCGTCGGGCTTTGTCGCGGTGATCGCCGGCTGGGTGACGACGGAAGTTGGCCGCCAGCCATGGGTGATCCAGGGGCTGTTGCGGACGAAGGATGCCGTGTCGCCACTGGCGGCACCCGCGGTTGGCGCGTCGCTGGTGGCGTTCGTGATCGTCTATTTTTCGGTGTTCGCGGCGGGGACGATCTATATCCTGAAACTCGCCGGCAAGGCGCCGCAGCCCCATGAAAGCGCACCGGATCATAATCCGATCCGTAGTGCAGGCATTACACCGGCAGCCGCCGTGCAGGAGGGCGAGTGA
- the cydB gene encoding cytochrome d ubiquinol oxidase subunit II: MDLTIIWAAIIAIAIAAYVVMDGFDLGIGILFPRLKVGRERDTAMNTIAPVWDGNETWLVMGGGGLLAAFPLAYAIVLPALYAPLIAMLLALVFRGVAFEFRWRDPGHRRAWDFAFFAGSLVATFAQGVTLGALLQGIEVYDRAYAGGWWDWVSWFSLLTGISLVIGYALLGAGWLIWKTEGALQADARRLARPLVPALLIALAAVSLATPLLEGQYWQRWFVWPGLLVAIPMPLLVVVCAVMLWRGIDRAPDSRPFLWTLAIFGLAMAGLAISIWPDVIPGRVTIWEAAAPHSSQLFMLIGAGVLIPMILAYTGWAYWVFRGKVGDEGYHAHGDH, translated from the coding sequence ATGGACCTGACCATTATCTGGGCGGCGATCATCGCCATCGCCATTGCCGCTTATGTGGTGATGGACGGGTTCGACCTTGGCATCGGCATCCTGTTCCCGCGGCTGAAGGTGGGGCGCGAACGCGATACTGCGATGAACACGATCGCGCCGGTGTGGGATGGCAACGAAACCTGGCTGGTAATGGGCGGCGGCGGGCTGCTTGCGGCGTTTCCGCTGGCATATGCGATCGTGCTGCCGGCCTTGTATGCGCCGCTGATCGCGATGCTGCTCGCGCTTGTCTTTCGCGGGGTGGCGTTCGAATTTCGCTGGCGCGATCCGGGGCACCGCCGCGCGTGGGATTTTGCCTTTTTCGCCGGATCGCTGGTGGCGACTTTCGCGCAAGGGGTTACGCTTGGCGCGTTGCTGCAGGGGATCGAGGTTTATGACCGTGCTTATGCGGGCGGCTGGTGGGATTGGGTAAGCTGGTTCAGCCTGCTGACCGGCATCAGCCTTGTCATCGGCTATGCTTTGCTTGGCGCGGGATGGCTGATCTGGAAGACGGAAGGCGCGTTGCAGGCCGATGCAAGACGGCTGGCCCGTCCGCTCGTCCCCGCTTTGCTGATCGCACTCGCCGCCGTCAGCCTCGCGACACCTTTGCTGGAAGGGCAATATTGGCAGCGCTGGTTCGTGTGGCCGGGGCTGCTGGTGGCGATCCCGATGCCGCTGCTGGTGGTGGTCTGCGCCGTCATGCTGTGGCGCGGGATTGATCGGGCGCCCGATTCCCGGCCGTTTTTGTGGACCTTGGCGATTTTCGGGCTGGCGATGGCGGGGCTGGCGATTTCAATCTGGCCCGATGTGATCCCCGGCCGGGTGACGATCTGGGAGGCCGCCGCGCCGCATTCCAGCCAGCTATTCATGCTGATTGGGGCTGGCGTGCTGATCCCGATGATCCTGGCTTATACCGGCTGGGCCTATTGGGTGTTTCGCGGCAAGGTGGGCGACGAAGGCTATCACGCGCACGGCGATCATTGA
- a CDS encoding DUF2474 family protein — translation MLWARRIGWFVAIWGLSVATLTVVGWVIRLAIKG, via the coding sequence ATGCTGTGGGCACGCCGGATCGGCTGGTTCGTCGCCATCTGGGGATTGAGCGTCGCCACGCTCACTGTGGTCGGCTGGGTCATTCGTCTGGCGATCAAGGGTTGA
- a CDS encoding XdhC family protein — protein MAPYGDDLDHLLSTAQGWLHEGHRVAIATVIETWGSAPRRRGAHAIIRDDGQFVGSVSGGCVEGDVIVAARGLLVSGGCRRLDYGVADQAAWAVGLACGGRISVFVQSIDTDHFSPGLIDRIRGARAAGATVSVATDLATGCSGEGDGGLELFVTRYAPPLRLMIVGAVHIARSMVPMARMLGYAPQLVDPRGSFAVAFGDVGIIVDERWPDEALADWRPDAASAVVTLTHDPKIDDPALAAALRSPAYYIAALGSRRTHAARLERLAAQGFDAAALARICGPAGLAIGAANPPEIALSILAQATERLRAGV, from the coding sequence ATGGCCCCATATGGCGACGACCTCGATCATCTGTTGAGCACGGCGCAAGGCTGGCTGCACGAAGGCCATCGCGTTGCCATCGCCACTGTCATCGAAACATGGGGATCGGCACCACGCCGGCGCGGCGCGCACGCGATTATCCGTGATGACGGGCAGTTCGTGGGTTCGGTGAGTGGCGGCTGCGTCGAAGGCGATGTGATTGTCGCGGCGCGCGGACTGCTCGTTTCGGGCGGGTGCCGACGGCTTGATTATGGCGTAGCGGATCAGGCGGCTTGGGCGGTCGGGCTGGCGTGCGGCGGACGGATATCGGTGTTCGTACAAAGCATCGACACGGATCATTTTTCCCCGGGGTTGATCGATCGTATCCGTGGCGCGCGTGCGGCCGGCGCAACGGTGTCAGTTGCCACCGATCTGGCCACCGGATGCAGCGGGGAAGGGGATGGCGGCCTCGAACTGTTCGTGACCCGTTATGCCCCGCCATTGCGGCTGATGATCGTCGGTGCGGTGCATATCGCGCGCAGCATGGTGCCGATGGCGCGGATGCTGGGCTATGCGCCGCAACTGGTCGATCCGCGTGGCAGCTTTGCGGTCGCGTTCGGTGATGTCGGGATCATCGTCGATGAACGGTGGCCCGATGAAGCGCTGGCCGATTGGCGGCCGGATGCCGCAAGCGCGGTGGTGACGCTGACCCACGATCCCAAGATCGACGATCCGGCGCTGGCCGCAGCATTACGATCGCCGGCTTATTATATCGCAGCGCTCGGTTCGCGCCGCACCCATGCCGCGCGGCTGGAACGGCTGGCGGCGCAGGGCTTTGATGCGGCCGCACTGGCGCGGATATGCGGGCCGGCGGGGCTGGCCATTGGTGCCGCGAACCCGCCCGAAATCGCATTGTCGATCCTTGCGCAGGCGACTGAACGGCTGCGCGCGGGCGTATGA
- a CDS encoding nucleotidyltransferase family protein: protein MTVGAIILAAGQSRRMGANKLIAEFRGKPLVAHIVDAVASAGLPPPIVVTGHAQDLIVAALAGRDARFVHAGDHGAGLSRSLAAGLMAVPSAWQAAIICLGDMPLVSPDLLRAMAGLAAPDAIVAPCHAGRRGNPVLWGRTRFARLAGIHGDVGGKALLDELINDVVEIAWDDASILRDVDTPADLAALRGEFR from the coding sequence ATGACAGTCGGCGCGATCATCCTTGCGGCCGGGCAGTCGCGGCGGATGGGGGCGAACAAGCTGATCGCCGAGTTCCGCGGCAAGCCGCTGGTGGCGCATATTGTGGACGCGGTGGCGTCGGCCGGATTGCCGCCGCCGATCGTCGTGACCGGCCATGCGCAGGATTTGATTGTGGCGGCACTCGCCGGTCGAGACGCGCGGTTCGTTCATGCAGGCGATCATGGCGCGGGGTTGTCGCGCTCGCTGGCGGCGGGGCTGATGGCGGTGCCATCGGCGTGGCAGGCGGCGATCATCTGTCTTGGCGATATGCCGTTGGTGTCGCCGGATTTGCTGCGGGCGATGGCGGGGCTGGCGGCACCGGATGCGATTGTTGCACCATGCCATGCCGGCCGACGGGGCAACCCGGTCTTGTGGGGGCGAACCCGTTTCGCGCGACTGGCCGGTATCCATGGCGATGTTGGCGGCAAGGCGCTGCTGGATGAGCTGATCAACGATGTGGTTGAGATTGCATGGGACGATGCAAGCATCCTGCGCGATGTGGATACCCCGGCGGACCTTGCGGCCTTGCGCGGCGAGTTTCGCTAA
- a CDS encoding FAD-binding protein produces the protein MDWNEDCDVLVIGSGAGGLVGALTAAKAGLKTIVVEATDRFGGTTAYSGGGMWLPCNAVLKRAGDDDTMDEAREYYRAVVGDRTPRAVQDAFLENGAGLIDFLEADPHLEFVVYPWPDYYGKAAKARAGGRHIAPVNLTPDAIGELRSVLRSTLPVERLGYPLPDELEGGQALIGRLLLALKEQRSADLRLSTPFEDFVVEDGAVVGVVVRHNGRARRIQARRGVLVAAGGFERNAEMRQRFGVPGEVSGSVGGPGSSGRPIEAGIAIGADVDLMGEAWWAPGILHPDGRATFSLGFTGGIFVDGNGERFTNESSAYDRIGRDVIAAEAEGRLTRPYWMVYDSSAGAEPPVIFPTVPLVDRDAFVAAGYRKQGATLEALAAEIGVPADRLAATVDRYSAFCDAGKDADFDRGGEAYDRSFMDDEGASPLVPIRQGPFHAAAFSISDLGTKGGLRTDGQARVLRADGSVIPGLYAAGNSMAAASGETYPGGGNPVGSSAVFSWIAANAMMAASADG, from the coding sequence ATGGACTGGAACGAAGACTGCGATGTGCTGGTCATCGGATCGGGTGCCGGTGGGCTGGTCGGCGCGCTGACGGCGGCGAAGGCGGGGCTGAAGACGATCGTTGTCGAGGCGACCGATCGGTTCGGCGGCACGACGGCTTATTCGGGTGGCGGGATGTGGCTGCCCTGCAATGCGGTGCTGAAGCGGGCCGGTGACGACGACACGATGGACGAGGCCCGCGAATATTATCGCGCGGTCGTCGGCGATCGTACGCCGCGCGCCGTGCAGGATGCGTTCCTGGAAAATGGCGCCGGGCTGATCGATTTCCTTGAGGCCGATCCGCACCTTGAATTCGTCGTATATCCTTGGCCGGATTATTACGGAAAGGCGGCCAAGGCGCGCGCTGGCGGCCGCCATATTGCGCCGGTCAATTTGACGCCTGATGCGATCGGCGAATTGCGGTCGGTGCTGCGATCGACCTTGCCGGTCGAACGGCTCGGCTATCCGCTGCCGGACGAACTGGAAGGCGGACAGGCGCTGATCGGGCGGCTGCTGCTGGCGCTCAAGGAGCAGCGGTCGGCGGATCTGCGCCTGTCGACCCCGTTCGAGGATTTTGTGGTGGAGGATGGCGCGGTCGTCGGCGTGGTGGTGCGCCACAACGGGCGGGCGCGGCGGATACAGGCGCGGCGGGGCGTGCTGGTTGCGGCAGGCGGGTTTGAGCGCAATGCCGAGATGCGACAGCGGTTCGGTGTGCCCGGCGAGGTTTCCGGCAGTGTCGGCGGGCCGGGCAGCAGCGGACGGCCGATCGAAGCGGGGATCGCAATCGGCGCGGACGTGGACTTGATGGGCGAAGCCTGGTGGGCACCGGGCATTCTACATCCCGATGGCCGGGCGACATTTTCGCTGGGCTTTACCGGCGGCATCTTCGTTGATGGCAATGGCGAACGCTTCACCAATGAATCCTCCGCTTATGATCGGATCGGGCGGGATGTGATCGCGGCGGAGGCGGAAGGACGGCTCACCCGGCCATATTGGATGGTGTATGACAGCAGCGCCGGTGCCGAACCGCCGGTGATCTTCCCGACGGTGCCGCTGGTCGATCGCGATGCGTTCGTGGCCGCCGGTTATCGCAAGCAGGGAGCAACGCTGGAGGCGTTGGCCGCCGAAATAGGCGTGCCGGCGGACCGGCTGGCCGCGACGGTGGATCGTTACAGCGCGTTTTGCGATGCGGGCAAGGATGCCGATTTCGATCGCGGTGGCGAGGCCTATGACCGGTCGTTCATGGACGACGAGGGCGCATCGCCACTTGTGCCGATACGGCAGGGGCCGTTTCATGCGGCGGCCTTTTCGATTTCGGACCTGGGCACCAAGGGCGGCTTGCGCACGGACGGGCAAGCCCGCGTGCTGCGGGCCGATGGCTCGGTCATCCCCGGGCTTTACGCCGCCGGCAATTCGATGGCCGCCGCGAGCGGTGAGACATATCCGGGTGGGGGCAATCCGGTTGGTTCCAGCGCGGTCTTTTCGTGGATCGCGGCGAATGCCATGATGGCCGCATCGGCAGACGGATAA
- a CDS encoding alpha/beta hydrolase family protein gives MKTAQRWSFALIAVAMVSAAAMAAPMQWPDLLDRAKPQASTRVPYAKGDLHYADLWLPAGKGPFPVVLMVHGGCWQTDIADLSIMNWAADDLAKRGIAVWNIEYRGIDRPGGGYPGTYQDVAAAADGLRRVAPLFRLKADRVVVVGHSAGGHLGLWLAARASLPKYSPLRSERPLPVAAVISLGGLPDLEREQAVANHPCGTAAKAMSGPKTDMRPDRFRDTSPPAMGPFAARQFLISGGVDDIAPPSVAASYARRLAQKGIRPTVVTIADEGHVELIAPGSAAWAQTVTIIEDELGVTAKK, from the coding sequence ATGAAGACAGCGCAGCGATGGAGCTTCGCCCTGATCGCGGTGGCCATGGTGTCGGCTGCGGCGATGGCTGCACCGATGCAATGGCCGGACCTGCTCGATCGGGCAAAGCCGCAGGCCAGCACGCGCGTACCTTATGCCAAGGGCGACCTGCATTATGCCGATCTGTGGCTGCCGGCGGGCAAGGGGCCGTTTCCGGTTGTGCTGATGGTGCATGGCGGCTGCTGGCAGACGGACATCGCCGATCTGTCGATCATGAACTGGGCGGCGGACGACTTGGCGAAACGCGGTATCGCGGTGTGGAACATCGAATATCGCGGGATCGACCGGCCCGGCGGTGGCTATCCCGGAACTTATCAGGATGTTGCGGCGGCGGCCGATGGGCTGCGGCGGGTGGCGCCCTTATTCCGGTTGAAGGCGGATCGGGTGGTTGTCGTCGGCCATTCGGCGGGCGGGCATCTGGGCTTGTGGCTGGCGGCGCGGGCGTCGCTCCCGAAATATAGCCCGTTGCGTAGTGAACGCCCGTTGCCGGTCGCGGCGGTGATCAGCCTGGGCGGGTTGCCCGATCTGGAACGGGAACAGGCGGTGGCCAATCATCCGTGCGGGACTGCCGCCAAAGCCATGTCCGGCCCGAAGACGGACATGCGGCCCGATCGGTTCCGCGATACATCGCCGCCGGCGATGGGGCCGTTTGCTGCGCGGCAGTTTCTGATCAGCGGCGGCGTAGATGATATCGCGCCGCCATCGGTTGCCGCGAGCTATGCGCGCAGGCTGGCGCAAAAGGGAATCAGGCCGACTGTCGTTACGATCGCCGACGAAGGCCATGTCGAACTGATCGCGCCCGGCAGTGCCGCCTGGGCGCAGACCGTGACAATCATCGAAGACGAATTGGGAGTGACCGCAAAGAAATGA
- the coaA gene encoding type I pantothenate kinase gives MDSESHSVFSRAEWSRLRSSVPMMLSEAEVEALRGANEPTLMDEVEEVFLPLTRLINLHVAASRGLARVTDDFVGRPTAPRPYIVAIAGSVAVGKSTVARLLRALLSRWPDHPKVDLVTTDGFLFPTKELEARGLMARKGFPESYDVKRMIGFLSDIRASGRATSPVYSHQAYDIVAGEEHVVDQPDILIFEGLNVLQIGSGIEKSGAPVFTASDFFDISIYIDADEDNIERWYLERFQLLQRTAFQNPSSYFHHMADVPPAESRAFAMDLWKRINRLNLRENIVPSRSRADVVLHKQADHGVDWLRLRRL, from the coding sequence ATGGATAGCGAGAGCCATTCGGTGTTCAGCCGTGCGGAATGGAGCCGTTTGCGTTCCAGCGTGCCGATGATGCTGAGCGAAGCCGAAGTCGAGGCGCTTCGCGGCGCCAATGAACCGACATTGATGGACGAGGTGGAGGAGGTTTTCCTGCCGCTGACCCGTCTCATAAACCTGCACGTCGCCGCATCGCGCGGGCTGGCGCGCGTGACCGACGATTTCGTCGGCCGGCCGACGGCGCCGCGCCCCTATATCGTGGCGATCGCCGGCAGCGTGGCGGTGGGCAAGAGCACGGTCGCCCGTCTGTTGCGCGCGCTGCTGTCGCGCTGGCCGGATCATCCCAAGGTGGATCTTGTCACGACCGATGGCTTTCTGTTTCCGACAAAGGAACTGGAAGCGCGCGGGCTGATGGCGCGCAAGGGCTTTCCCGAAAGCTATGACGTAAAACGGATGATCGGTTTCCTGTCCGATATCCGTGCCAGCGGCCGGGCGACATCGCCGGTCTATTCGCATCAGGCCTATGATATCGTGGCGGGCGAGGAACATGTCGTCGATCAACCAGACATATTGATCTTCGAAGGACTTAACGTCCTTCAGATCGGTTCGGGGATTGAGAAATCAGGCGCGCCGGTGTTCACCGCGAGCGATTTTTTCGACATTTCGATCTATATCGACGCGGACGAGGACAATATCGAACGCTGGTATCTTGAACGGTTCCAGTTGCTTCAACGCACCGCTTTCCAGAACCCATCATCCTATTTCCACCATATGGCCGATGTGCCGCCTGCCGAGTCGCGTGCTTTTGCGATGGATTTATGGAAGCGAATCAACCGGCTGAACCTGCGCGAGAATATCGTACCGTCGCGATCGCGGGCGGATGTGGTGCTCCACAAGCAGGCCGATCACGGAGTCGATTGGCTAAGGCTGCGTCGCCTTTAG
- a CDS encoding SDR family NAD(P)-dependent oxidoreductase, translating to MGRMRDKIVLITGASEGIGRATAELIAAEGGHVVIAARRPEPLEETRAAIAAAGGSVEAHQLDVSDLDAFAALIADVAARHGRLDVLINNAMAATYKMLADLTIADWRRDFAVNSEAVFIGTREAMKLMVAAGRGSIVNISSACGMRAMAGMASYSASKAALIHLSACAAIEGAPHGVRVNTIVPGQIATPATLQFQEYAPDAAKATTDSIPMVRSGQPSELANAILFLASDESSYVTGVALPVDGGKTIQLYMPS from the coding sequence ATGGGCAGGATGCGCGACAAGATCGTCCTGATTACGGGCGCCAGCGAAGGGATCGGCCGCGCGACGGCGGAATTGATCGCGGCCGAAGGCGGCCACGTCGTCATCGCCGCGCGCCGGCCCGAACCGCTTGAAGAAACCCGCGCGGCAATCGCGGCGGCGGGCGGTTCGGTTGAGGCGCACCAACTTGATGTGTCGGACCTCGATGCCTTTGCGGCACTGATCGCCGATGTCGCGGCGCGCCACGGCCGGCTCGACGTGTTGATCAACAATGCGATGGCCGCGACCTACAAGATGCTGGCCGATCTTACGATCGCGGATTGGCGTCGTGATTTCGCGGTCAATTCCGAAGCGGTGTTTATCGGCACGCGTGAAGCGATGAAGCTGATGGTTGCCGCCGGACGCGGTTCGATCGTCAACATTTCGTCGGCATGCGGCATGCGCGCGATGGCCGGCATGGCCAGCTATTCGGCGTCGAAGGCGGCGTTGATCCACCTGAGCGCGTGCGCCGCGATTGAAGGCGCGCCGCATGGCGTGCGCGTCAACACCATCGTTCCGGGCCAGATCGCGACGCCGGCGACCCTGCAATTCCAGGAATATGCGCCCGACGCCGCCAAGGCGACGACCGATTCGATCCCGATGGTGCGCAGCGGCCAGCCGAGTGAACTGGCCAACGCGATCCTGTTTCTCGCTTCGGATGAGTCGAGCTACGTCACCGGCGTTGCGTTGCCTGTCGACGGCGGCAAGACCATCCAGCTCTATATGCCGTCATGA
- a CDS encoding SDR family NAD(P)-dependent oxidoreductase produces MSGALQGKRAVVTGGAQGIGRAIAERLAADGARVAVLDMDEAAAKAALSGEGHLGLACDVSDSASVDAVFAKIADAFGGVDILVNNAGTGRGPDDGSDQMYAGQAERQAQIARGEKPTAHGDQLIHMSDAGWRRVMGVNLDGAFHCARAAVRLMAVGNHGGSIVNIASTSAASGEGPMHYVTSKAAIIGLTRGLARELASRGIRVNAVHPGPTDTPIMKGVPDTMVAAMEAAIPLGRMAQPSEVAAAVAFLASDQASYATGSVLTVNGGSYMV; encoded by the coding sequence ATGAGCGGGGCATTGCAGGGCAAGCGCGCGGTCGTCACCGGCGGCGCGCAGGGGATCGGCCGGGCGATCGCCGAACGGCTGGCGGCCGATGGCGCGCGCGTCGCGGTGCTGGATATGGACGAAGCAGCCGCGAAGGCGGCCCTTTCGGGCGAAGGCCATCTGGGGCTGGCCTGCGATGTTTCCGACAGCGCATCGGTGGATGCGGTATTCGCTAAGATCGCGGATGCCTTTGGCGGGGTCGATATTCTCGTCAACAATGCCGGTACCGGCCGTGGCCCCGATGACGGCAGCGACCAGATGTATGCGGGCCAGGCCGAACGCCAGGCGCAGATCGCGCGTGGGGAAAAGCCGACCGCGCATGGCGATCAACTGATCCATATGTCCGATGCCGGCTGGCGCCGGGTGATGGGCGTCAATTTGGACGGTGCGTTCCATTGCGCGCGTGCGGCGGTCCGCCTGATGGCGGTCGGCAACCATGGCGGCAGCATCGTCAACATCGCATCGACATCGGCAGCATCGGGTGAAGGCCCGATGCATTATGTGACGAGCAAGGCGGCAATCATCGGCCTGACGCGTGGTCTGGCCCGTGAACTGGCGTCGCGCGGCATCCGCGTGAATGCGGTGCATCCCGGCCCGACCGACACGCCGATCATGAAGGGCGTGCCCGATACGATGGTTGCGGCGATGGAAGCGGCCATTCCCCTGGGCCGTATGGCGCAGCCGTCCGAAGTGGCGGCAGCGGTTGCGTTCCTCGCGTCGGATCAGGCGAGCTATGCCACGGGCAGCGTGCTGACCGTCAATGGCGGTTCGTACATGGTGTAA
- a CDS encoding DUF6356 family protein produces MFDRLFLAHPRSVNESYGEHFGVALRFGAAMMASGAACMVHALLPALFVRTGSNAVKRLHAQMAARQPSPRIRESTPGAWHEPEWQIEYEI; encoded by the coding sequence ATGTTTGACCGCCTGTTTCTCGCCCATCCACGCAGCGTCAACGAAAGCTATGGCGAGCATTTCGGCGTTGCCCTTCGTTTCGGAGCGGCGATGATGGCGAGCGGAGCGGCCTGCATGGTTCATGCGCTGCTGCCGGCGCTGTTCGTGCGCACCGGCAGCAATGCGGTAAAGCGCCTCCATGCCCAGATGGCCGCGCGCCAGCCCAGTCCGCGCATCCGGGAATCCACGCCGGGCGCGTGGCATGAACCGGAATGGCAGATCGAATACGAAATCTGA
- the alr gene encoding alanine racemase, with the protein MDARALIGVGVIAPSPPLRLDIDADALVANWRWFAGASSRAACGAAIKADAYGLGARAVMRRLADAGCRDFFVATWGEAAALGAYPDDLSLSVLHGLREDDLPAALAGTARPVLNSPAMVARWKAAAGGRACDVMVDTGMNRLGLSPEEARSGLLDGLQIDTLLSHLACADEPGHPLNEQQLFTFRSIKAAVPARRYSLANSAGICLGQRYAFGLTRPGLGLYGGIPAPGAEGHVRRVVRPHAQVIQVRIVAQGATIGYGAAFTAPVAMRVAILNIGYADGYLRAFGDGRGHAIAGGVACPLLGRVSMDLIAVDVSAAPSVGDGDWLEIEYDLVTASIATGLTQYELLTMLGHRYQRRWI; encoded by the coding sequence TTGGATGCACGCGCCCTTATCGGCGTGGGTGTGATCGCTCCTTCTCCTCCGCTCCGCCTGGATATCGATGCCGATGCGCTGGTCGCCAACTGGCGCTGGTTTGCCGGGGCGAGCAGCCGCGCCGCCTGCGGGGCGGCGATCAAGGCGGATGCCTATGGCCTTGGCGCCCGTGCCGTGATGCGCCGCCTGGCCGATGCCGGATGCCGGGACTTTTTCGTCGCTACCTGGGGCGAGGCAGCGGCGTTGGGGGCCTATCCCGACGATCTGTCGCTTTCCGTCCTGCACGGATTGCGGGAAGACGACCTGCCGGCAGCGCTGGCCGGCACCGCGCGCCCCGTTCTCAATAGCCCGGCGATGGTTGCGCGCTGGAAGGCAGCCGCTGGCGGGCGTGCCTGCGATGTTATGGTGGACACCGGCATGAACAGGCTGGGCCTAAGCCCGGAGGAAGCCCGATCCGGCCTGCTCGATGGATTGCAGATCGATACGCTCCTCAGCCATCTGGCCTGCGCCGATGAACCGGGCCATCCGCTGAACGAACAGCAGCTTTTCACTTTTCGCAGCATCAAGGCGGCGGTCCCGGCACGGCGCTATAGCCTGGCCAATTCGGCGGGGATCTGCCTCGGCCAGCGTTACGCCTTCGGACTTACCCGCCCCGGGCTTGGATTATATGGCGGCATTCCCGCGCCAGGTGCCGAAGGACATGTCCGTCGTGTCGTGCGCCCCCATGCGCAGGTGATTCAGGTTCGCATCGTCGCGCAGGGGGCGACCATCGGTTATGGCGCTGCCTTCACCGCGCCTGTCGCCATGCGCGTTGCGATCCTCAACATTGGCTATGCGGATGGGTATCTGCGTGCCTTTGGCGATGGGCGAGGGCATGCGATCGCGGGTGGCGTGGCTTGTCCGTTGCTCGGCCGCGTTTCGATGGACCTGATTGCCGTCGATGTCAGCGCAGCGCCATCCGTGGGGGATGGGGACTGGCTGGAGATCGAATATGATCTTGTAACAGCCTCCATTGCCACGGGTTTGACGCAATATGAGTTGCTGACCATGCTTGGCCACCGCTATCAGCGGCGTTGGATATGA